A window of the Brassica napus cultivar Da-Ae chromosome C5, Da-Ae, whole genome shotgun sequence genome harbors these coding sequences:
- the LOC125587123 gene encoding uncharacterized protein LOC125587123: MTQHVRVDCGMSEGKDEPTVMYEENEACIVQLKDGYIKGDRTKHILPKFFFTHELQKAGEVQVVQVHSNDNSADLFTKSLPTSTFRKLTHQIGIHRLKNL; encoded by the coding sequence ATGACCCAACATGTCCGAGTTGATTGTGGGATGTCCGAAGGCAAGGATGAAccaaccgtgatgtatgaggaAAATGAAGCATGCATTGTTCAGCTCAAGGACGGCTACATCAAAGGAGATAGGACGaagcacatcctgcccaagttcttcttcacacatgaACTTCAGAAAGCCGGCGAGGTTCAAGTGGTCCAAGTGCATTCCAATGACAACTCAGCTGATCTATTTACCAAGTCACTTCCTACCTCgacgttcaggaagctcacacATCAGATAGGGATACATAGACTGAAAAACCTTTAG